A single window of Sphingobacterium sp. ML3W DNA harbors:
- a CDS encoding oligosaccharide flippase family protein has translation MSVFKKFAGQTLIYGLSTIISRLLNFVLTPIFVRKFEASTYGIFTNMYSWAAMINAFLAFGMETTYFRYLQKVKDEDKSKVFNNSFVVTIFTSLIFLITILLFSHDIAIWFAKENIDSIREYKSYVYFVGLTLVVDALAVVPFAKVRANGRPMRYGVLKLVNIITFVVLNLTFIVFIPYLLKHFPAISSYFSSWYVDSWLGYVFISNFVASTLTLLMLLPEIRTFSFKVDKVLLGDMFRYSFPILIANISYIINENLDKIMMPELLPKDIADRDVGIYGAIAKIAVFLSIFVQAFRLGAEPFFFSYSKNENSRQVYAVIMEYFVIAMMIVMIGLSVNIDWLKYFIQGGSPKESAEYWSGLFIIPVILFNYVMLGIYMNLSVWYKLSDQTRYGLYISGIGALLTVFLCYIFIPQYSYVGAIFVTSVTYIVMVFLSYFWGQRNYPIPYKLFKIAAYMLVGVAIVYIHYTAFDRNFWIGNGLLLGYILGAAFVEKKTVMKMLGQKDRSDF, from the coding sequence TTGTCTGTTTTTAAGAAATTTGCGGGTCAAACTCTGATTTATGGTTTAAGTACCATTATTTCCAGATTGCTGAATTTTGTTCTAACGCCTATATTTGTTCGTAAATTTGAAGCTTCCACCTATGGAATCTTTACGAATATGTATTCTTGGGCTGCGATGATCAATGCCTTCCTTGCCTTTGGCATGGAGACAACCTATTTTAGATATTTACAGAAAGTAAAAGATGAAGATAAATCAAAAGTTTTCAATAATAGTTTTGTTGTTACTATTTTTACTTCTCTAATTTTTCTGATAACGATTCTTCTCTTTTCTCATGATATTGCCATTTGGTTTGCCAAAGAAAATATTGACTCTATACGCGAATATAAGAGCTATGTTTATTTTGTAGGTTTAACGTTAGTGGTGGATGCATTGGCGGTAGTTCCTTTTGCAAAGGTTCGCGCTAATGGACGACCAATGCGCTATGGTGTATTGAAGCTTGTAAATATCATCACTTTTGTCGTGTTAAATCTAACCTTCATTGTATTCATTCCTTATTTACTTAAACATTTTCCGGCTATTTCCTCTTACTTTTCATCTTGGTATGTTGATTCGTGGTTGGGATATGTTTTTATATCAAATTTTGTTGCCAGTACATTGACCTTATTGATGTTATTACCGGAGATAAGAACCTTCAGTTTTAAGGTTGATAAAGTCTTGCTAGGGGATATGTTTCGGTATAGTTTTCCGATTTTAATTGCAAATATATCTTATATCATCAATGAGAATTTGGATAAGATAATGATGCCTGAGCTTTTGCCTAAAGATATTGCTGATCGAGATGTTGGAATATATGGGGCTATTGCTAAAATCGCTGTTTTTTTAAGCATTTTCGTCCAAGCATTTCGCTTAGGAGCTGAACCTTTCTTCTTTTCCTATTCAAAAAATGAAAATTCGAGACAGGTTTATGCAGTAATTATGGAGTATTTTGTGATAGCTATGATGATTGTTATGATTGGGCTATCAGTCAATATCGACTGGTTGAAGTATTTTATCCAAGGAGGTTCGCCTAAGGAAAGTGCGGAATATTGGTCGGGCTTGTTCATTATTCCTGTTATACTTTTCAACTATGTTATGCTTGGGATTTATATGAATCTCTCTGTTTGGTACAAATTATCCGATCAAACTCGTTACGGTTTATATATATCTGGAATAGGTGCTTTATTGACAGTTTTTCTTTGCTATATATTTATACCTCAATATAGTTATGTTGGTGCAATATTCGTCACTTCTGTCACGTATATAGTGATGGTATTTTTATCTTATTTTTGGGGGCAAAGAAATTACCCTATTCCTTATAAGCTATTTAAAATAGCGGCTTACATGTTGGTTGGTGTTGCTATAGTGTATATTCATTATACAGCTTTTGATCGTAATTTTTGGATAGGGAATGGGCTGTTGTTAGGATATATATTGGGAGCTGCTTTTGTGGAGAAAAAAACGGTTATGAAAATGTTGGGGCAAAAAGATAGAAGCGATTTTTAA
- the dusB gene encoding tRNA dihydrouridine synthase DusB, which yields MSVKIGENIDLGEFPLLLAPMEDVSDPPFRFVCKQNGVDMMYTEFISSEGLIRDAAKSRKKLDIFEYERPIGIQIFGSEIEHMRQSSEICTLANPDLIDINYGCPVKNVACRGAGASLLQDIDRMVAMTKAVVDSTHLPVTVKTRLGWDDDTKNVYEVAERLQDIGIKALSIHGRTRAQMYKGQADWSMIRDIKRNPRIKIPIFGNGDVDSLEKAVAWRQEYEIDGIMIGRASIGYPWIFREIKHFFKTGERLEGPTITERVDVCRTHLVKSIEWKGPKTGIFEMRRHYSNYFKGIPNFKEYRMRLVSLQTFEEIQEVLDEIQHNFVEEAIF from the coding sequence ATGTCTGTTAAGATTGGCGAAAATATAGATTTAGGAGAATTCCCTTTGTTACTAGCACCGATGGAGGATGTGAGTGATCCACCCTTCCGTTTTGTTTGTAAGCAAAATGGGGTAGATATGATGTATACTGAATTTATTTCTTCTGAGGGATTAATTCGCGATGCCGCAAAATCACGTAAAAAGTTAGACATCTTCGAATACGAAAGACCAATAGGAATACAAATCTTTGGTTCCGAAATCGAACATATGAGGCAATCTTCTGAAATTTGCACTTTAGCAAATCCAGACTTAATAGATATTAATTACGGTTGTCCAGTTAAAAACGTTGCCTGTCGTGGAGCAGGTGCAAGTCTACTACAAGATATAGACCGCATGGTAGCGATGACAAAAGCAGTTGTCGATTCTACTCACCTACCCGTTACTGTAAAAACTAGACTGGGTTGGGATGATGATACAAAGAACGTATATGAGGTTGCTGAACGCTTACAGGATATAGGAATCAAGGCATTATCCATTCATGGCCGTACACGCGCTCAAATGTACAAAGGACAAGCTGATTGGTCTATGATTCGTGATATCAAACGTAATCCTCGAATTAAAATCCCTATTTTCGGAAATGGAGATGTAGATTCTTTAGAAAAAGCAGTAGCATGGCGTCAAGAATATGAAATTGATGGCATTATGATTGGACGCGCTTCTATTGGCTATCCATGGATATTTAGAGAGATTAAGCACTTTTTCAAAACCGGTGAACGATTGGAAGGTCCCACAATAACCGAGCGTGTTGATGTATGCAGAACGCATTTGGTCAAATCAATTGAATGGAAAGGACCAAAAACAGGTATTTTCGAAATGCGTCGCCATTACTCGAATTATTTCAAGGGTATTCCAAATTTTAAAGAATATAGAATGCGCCTTGTTAGTCTACAGACGTTTGAAGAAATTCAGGAAGTTTTGGACGAAATCCAACATAATTTTGTAGAAGAAGCGATTTTTTAA
- a CDS encoding outer membrane beta-barrel family protein, producing MFHHYRYLLTLFLVFTLFFAHAQKTTKIYGRILDEQTAPVPHAQVSLHHVHDGTVAKIIIADSTGNFIFQSTSFGNYYVHIKNMTHQDFTTSHFKLSESINEYNFGKIIILQNTAYLAEVVISKRKQFIEQHQDKTVFNIENSILADGNSGLELLTKIPGISLGDNGTFSLKGKSGASIMINGKLTYLSADQLANLLRSTSSNDITKIEVMTNPNAKQDAAGTSGIINIVLKKGLKQGWNGTASGNMGAGRSLHLGGSLDLNYRTDKVNIFGNYNQYFQNLEYYNSLTRYFYRNSQTEPETFSQQENKIQPKLRSNNFRVGMDFYISPKQTLGFLINGGFGKYPKYEPTTNQFRNYETKDLIWSATTITEGKERWEDMLYNINYNLKFNETGHELKVDFDMIDHHSKMDQTLTTEYKNEKLEPIPHKSSRIGDIPSDSRVYVAKIDYTLPFNEHFKLETGWKASHIRTENDLQYDTLQENGNRVPDHSTSNHFIYKETIQAGYVNLSKTWNKLSTQVGVRAEHTSTNGNQITLNDRFSKDYLKFFPSAFISYNISTNHKVQLSYSYRVERPSFWSLNPFRVYTDPFSYSEGNSKLDPAYEHAYEANYTLASKYIFTLNYADRSNVVNDIIGLDPTNQQITFERPENIGSFKNYGISFMAPTQFFSWWTATHFANYYRNEYEIPQEDELIKRSGNTLSLNTQNSFKLTKDWSLEIGGNYNSGLTIGLSKIKSYGLVYTGIQKNILNKKATIKLVVNDIFHTNTRRYETISNAVRLVGKSNPDSRTAILSFNYRFGGSNNKAKERSTGSEDIKNRL from the coding sequence ATGTTTCATCATTACAGATACCTTCTCACTCTATTTTTAGTTTTCACCTTATTTTTTGCACACGCACAAAAAACCACTAAAATCTATGGTCGCATCCTGGATGAACAAACAGCACCTGTACCCCACGCACAAGTAAGCTTACATCATGTTCATGATGGAACTGTCGCAAAAATTATAATCGCAGATAGCACTGGAAATTTCATTTTTCAAAGCACTTCATTTGGAAATTACTACGTGCATATAAAAAACATGACACACCAAGACTTCACAACTTCACATTTCAAATTAAGTGAAAGTATCAACGAATACAATTTTGGAAAAATAATAATCCTTCAAAATACGGCTTACCTTGCTGAAGTAGTCATCAGTAAACGCAAACAATTTATAGAACAACATCAAGACAAAACCGTTTTTAATATAGAAAACTCTATACTGGCAGACGGTAATAGTGGATTAGAATTACTGACCAAAATTCCAGGCATAAGTCTAGGTGATAATGGAACCTTCAGTTTAAAAGGAAAATCAGGTGCTTCTATAATGATCAATGGAAAACTCACCTACCTTTCTGCTGATCAACTCGCCAATTTGTTAAGAAGCACATCGTCAAACGACATTACAAAAATTGAAGTTATGACCAATCCAAATGCCAAACAAGATGCTGCAGGAACATCAGGCATAATCAATATCGTATTGAAAAAAGGATTGAAACAAGGATGGAATGGCACTGCCTCCGGTAATATGGGAGCAGGTCGCAGTTTACACCTAGGAGGAAGTTTAGACTTGAACTACAGAACGGACAAAGTAAACATATTCGGAAATTACAATCAATATTTTCAAAATCTAGAATATTACAATTCATTAACACGCTATTTCTATAGAAATTCACAAACAGAACCAGAAACCTTCTCTCAACAAGAAAATAAAATCCAACCGAAACTACGATCTAATAATTTCAGGGTAGGAATGGACTTTTACATTAGTCCAAAGCAAACCTTAGGATTCTTAATAAACGGAGGATTTGGTAAATATCCAAAATACGAACCAACCACCAATCAGTTTAGAAATTATGAAACAAAAGACCTCATCTGGTCCGCCACTACCATAACCGAAGGAAAGGAAAGATGGGAAGACATGTTGTATAACATCAATTATAACCTGAAGTTTAATGAGACAGGTCATGAATTGAAAGTCGATTTTGATATGATTGACCATCATTCCAAAATGGATCAAACACTAACAACCGAATACAAGAATGAAAAACTAGAACCGATACCTCATAAATCATCGCGTATTGGTGATATTCCTTCGGATAGTAGAGTTTACGTAGCAAAAATTGATTATACTCTTCCCTTTAATGAACACTTTAAATTAGAAACAGGTTGGAAAGCAAGTCACATTCGAACAGAAAATGATCTACAGTATGATACGCTACAAGAAAATGGTAATCGTGTTCCCGATCATTCCACAAGCAACCATTTCATTTATAAAGAAACGATACAGGCTGGATATGTTAATCTTTCGAAAACATGGAATAAACTGTCAACACAAGTAGGTGTACGTGCAGAACACACCTCTACGAATGGCAATCAGATTACTCTAAATGATCGGTTCTCAAAAGATTATTTAAAATTTTTCCCATCAGCATTTATATCTTACAATATCAGTACTAATCATAAAGTACAATTAAGCTACAGTTATCGTGTTGAGCGTCCATCATTCTGGAGTCTAAATCCATTCCGTGTCTATACAGATCCCTTCTCCTATTCAGAAGGCAACTCAAAACTAGACCCAGCATACGAGCACGCTTATGAAGCCAACTATACGCTAGCTAGCAAATATATATTTACGTTAAATTATGCCGACCGATCTAATGTCGTAAATGATATCATAGGATTAGACCCGACGAATCAACAGATCACTTTTGAAAGACCCGAAAATATTGGTTCATTCAAAAATTATGGAATATCATTCATGGCCCCCACACAATTCTTTTCCTGGTGGACAGCTACACATTTTGCGAACTATTACAGAAACGAATATGAGATTCCACAAGAAGATGAATTAATTAAAAGATCAGGCAATACGTTATCATTAAACACACAAAATAGTTTCAAACTAACAAAAGATTGGTCTTTAGAAATCGGCGGTAATTATAACTCCGGATTGACCATTGGTTTAAGCAAGATCAAAAGCTACGGACTAGTTTATACCGGGATACAGAAGAATATCTTAAATAAAAAAGCAACGATCAAGCTAGTTGTCAATGATATATTCCATACCAATACCCGTAGATATGAAACCATTTCAAATGCGGTAAGATTAGTAGGAAAATCTAATCCAGATAGTAGAACAGCAATTTTATCATTCAACTATCGATTTGGAGGCTCTAATAACAAAGCAAAAGAACGGTCGACAGGTTCTGAAGATATAAAAAATAGATTATAA
- a CDS encoding PepSY-associated TM helix domain-containing protein, protein MLSKINAWLHLWLGLAAGIPVVILSITGCVLVFEHDIKELTTNYIRVEAQKSENQLPPSEIYKAVKAAIPDKEITSSWYYGLDKSVKVSLDHSDSLVYVNPYTAEIMAIVNHEDFFHFMDEGHRHLWMPNKIGRQVVGWSTLIFFSLLITGFILWWPKKWNKKSREQSFSIKWKARFKRVNYDLHNVLGFYALTIALIMSLTGLIMSFPWMRQSVVWLSGGYPNKPKTEKVEKKTPVDQPLNDALIVADKIWYKVRHEYARHNKEAVIIHYPEEEDKAVYACTDMENGIWRDLNFDRNTLELTGRRQGPIDHANTTEWLMRANYALHTGFIGGMTTKIIYFLASLICATLPVTGFYIWWGKKKKTVKKSKPVHSITS, encoded by the coding sequence ATGCTCAGCAAAATTAATGCATGGCTACATCTTTGGTTAGGATTAGCTGCAGGCATACCTGTTGTTATCCTAAGTATAACCGGCTGTGTACTTGTCTTTGAACATGACATCAAAGAACTCACCACAAATTATATCCGCGTAGAAGCACAAAAATCTGAAAATCAGCTTCCGCCCTCTGAAATCTATAAAGCCGTAAAGGCAGCTATTCCAGACAAAGAAATAACTAGTTCCTGGTATTACGGTTTAGATAAATCAGTAAAAGTAAGTTTAGACCACTCCGATAGCTTAGTCTATGTCAACCCTTATACTGCCGAGATAATGGCCATAGTCAACCATGAAGATTTCTTTCATTTTATGGATGAAGGGCACCGTCATCTATGGATGCCAAACAAAATAGGTCGTCAAGTCGTAGGATGGAGTACGCTTATATTCTTTTCACTATTAATAACAGGCTTTATTCTATGGTGGCCAAAAAAATGGAACAAAAAATCTAGAGAACAAAGTTTTTCTATAAAATGGAAGGCACGATTCAAACGGGTTAATTACGACCTTCACAATGTATTAGGCTTTTATGCCCTCACTATCGCATTAATCATGTCCCTTACAGGTTTAATCATGAGCTTTCCATGGATGCGTCAATCAGTAGTTTGGCTTAGTGGTGGCTATCCAAACAAGCCAAAAACAGAAAAAGTCGAAAAAAAAACACCTGTAGATCAACCATTAAACGATGCGCTAATAGTTGCCGATAAAATCTGGTATAAAGTACGTCATGAATACGCACGCCATAATAAAGAAGCTGTTATTATACACTATCCCGAAGAAGAAGATAAAGCAGTATATGCGTGCACAGATATGGAAAACGGAATATGGCGAGATTTAAATTTCGACCGCAATACTTTAGAACTAACAGGTAGAAGACAAGGCCCAATTGATCATGCCAATACCACTGAATGGCTCATGCGAGCAAATTATGCTTTGCATACAGGCTTCATAGGCGGGATGACAACTAAAATTATCTACTTTTTAGCATCACTCATCTGCGCAACATTACCTGTTACTGGTTTTTATATCTGGTGGGGGAAAAAGAAAAAAACAGTGAAAAAATCAAAACCAGTTCATTCCATAACATCTTAA
- a CDS encoding DUF4374 domain-containing protein has translation MKKFNTLKMLTLACGVLAITGCSKDNPSDGGGDTGNSGKREKFVFIVNGQGSGEAGTTGNYILATDNVNDGSISIVGNGMPATELSFINQNNHIFGLTYGGQGPITPYNIDSKGELQRLKDEQVNAETAGIYGHFGDKNIILGTTNRSIVNPVATLRNYDAQNFSIANKNTVDLSKVLGEKRMAIWTGVFQVGNKIYIPFQSGDGSNNWGGNFTTTDTTYIGIFSYPELEFEKTIKDGRGSHIGNWWAQQGLAVDDKGDAYVWFSANEASLASKNKSGFLRIKKGTDEFDKDYYFDIESLGNGKIARGSYLKDNKFLMTVYNKGEQAEGIGGGLVKLYIVDIQTKKMTEIKEVPAHEQQGYKDVVFVEKDGSKAYYTCQNLEDKQYYTYSIDINNATANRGLKFVGVSGISSMSKINY, from the coding sequence ATGAAAAAGTTCAACACTTTAAAAATGCTAACACTAGCATGTGGCGTTTTAGCCATTACTGGATGTTCAAAAGACAATCCTTCTGATGGAGGAGGCGATACTGGAAATTCTGGAAAAAGAGAGAAATTTGTATTTATAGTAAATGGACAAGGTAGCGGCGAGGCTGGAACTACAGGCAATTACATCTTAGCAACAGATAATGTAAACGATGGTTCTATTAGCATTGTAGGCAATGGTATGCCTGCAACAGAGCTCTCATTTATCAACCAGAACAACCATATCTTCGGATTAACATATGGCGGACAAGGTCCGATAACACCCTATAACATTGACAGTAAAGGAGAGCTACAGAGACTTAAAGACGAACAGGTAAATGCAGAAACTGCAGGTATTTATGGCCATTTTGGAGATAAAAATATTATTTTGGGCACAACCAATAGAAGTATTGTCAATCCTGTTGCGACTTTAAGAAATTATGATGCGCAAAATTTTTCTATAGCAAATAAAAATACGGTAGATCTATCTAAAGTCTTAGGCGAAAAAAGGATGGCCATCTGGACTGGCGTATTTCAGGTAGGAAATAAAATATATATTCCTTTTCAATCTGGCGACGGGTCAAACAATTGGGGTGGTAATTTCACCACCACCGACACCACTTACATCGGTATCTTCTCTTATCCTGAGCTAGAATTCGAAAAAACCATAAAAGACGGTCGTGGTTCACATATTGGGAACTGGTGGGCACAACAAGGTCTAGCTGTAGACGACAAAGGTGATGCTTACGTTTGGTTCTCTGCAAATGAAGCATCTTTAGCTTCTAAAAACAAATCTGGATTCCTAAGAATTAAGAAAGGAACAGATGAGTTTGATAAAGACTACTATTTTGATATTGAATCATTAGGCAATGGAAAAATTGCAAGAGGAAGCTATCTTAAAGACAACAAATTTTTAATGACTGTCTATAATAAAGGTGAGCAGGCTGAAGGTATAGGTGGTGGATTAGTAAAATTATATATTGTAGATATCCAAACGAAAAAAATGACAGAAATAAAAGAAGTTCCTGCTCATGAACAACAAGGATATAAAGATGTCGTATTTGTTGAAAAAGACGGTAGCAAGGCTTACTATACCTGTCAAAATCTTGAAGACAAACAATACTACACTTACTCAATTGACATTAATAATGCGACAGCGAACAGAGGTTTAAAATTTGTTGGAGTATCAGGTATTTCTTCCATGAGTAAAATCAATTATTAA